The following proteins are co-located in the Malassezia restricta chromosome II, complete sequence genome:
- a CDS encoding trafficking protein particle complex subunit 11 translates to MNAYPSELVVQLRPCVHVSGLVPEQKAWHDVLPHPTQVHPELCQALVAQLTRHAQPQAWYPPTRPDYVRMVFVAYAHKIPPARMRAGLRLQDEQARRVLGALPPRSPLSPLYPGGPLFPDGIISPSWIRKHTEYVPGVHVAFFCMPPHDTASLAMDAALIEVVASMRAAYAQRGIKLMMVLLCDPLLFAQGIEARVAHLRRASGLEARGAVFVLNTGAKEDMAPFAQSLMQAARLVAQDHYREHARHVRRNRARYPPPPSVTQPIMHAAVSAGVARADRVPSMLSAEGWHIRMHYKLGALTELQGETREAHQLYMEAYRLLMHTYLPNAALVEPRTRRWAEAKVLADTLSLKLVKLSLYDAQRSLAHKQCQYHMSHMSQLCQRWGMTQHEYWAWLAKQYVLVTDLVDALPMRMHGFDVPLWRYQAALCHMQRACCGRPADAARREAHVDYTTPIVRELHAAYEAWNQARRGRLAHLAGTRLALAYEDAQPRKTLEYLLRTLQWYRRDAWRELTVVLVARAIDCAVRAQESSHLAALVWDMQQTVPSSLRGLQQQALAQAPAVETHESVHVVDQPPCTLCVHAVFARGTSACDEAMPFQVVVAIADDAPMDTLDVRQCDLYVSGQEAPLLTLAGIPTGPPGVVDVGDVVAGQAHTREVRPLVLSKREPLAWYGRLQGRVPGTVAWRSVVCHVQRPTHTLKLETRIPTPSSTWLLPSGARLALPPRHRPHTLHVRAPTTEIHVPATVYAGQVVPLTVDGQGTLSVSDQAALLDEDGTAHASIAIPPHTLRLHAPSVTTPCDLELRCTTRARQTRRMIRVEPSFTVRAQDVPGARILHVTYHGAMPVCVERAHLNEAVLHGMDPQHVWTTHDQAVWAGVGAMTGPPTLVIEWRPCQEKAPLCVTHLALAVASPSPPLPVTCTVAVSTTHATVFEPIHVDVRVHNTSEAVADLVLTVDETDDFGIDGFQGRLAVSMLLPQEHRTFPLTLWPKRPGPLVLPRVRAWDREASEVRVDLTAPAIVHVASQ, encoded by the coding sequence TCCACCGACGCGTCCGGACTATGTGCGCATGGTGTTTGTGGCGTATGCGCACAAAATTCCGCCGGCGCGTATGCGGGCGGGCCTGCGCCTGCAGGatgagcaggcgcggcgtgtgcTGGGGGCCTTGCCGCCCCGCTCGCCGCTGTCGCCGCTGTACCCTGGTGGCCCTCTGTTTCCCGATGGCATCATCTCGCCGTCGTGGATTCGGAAGCATACCGAGTACGTGCCGGGCGTGCATGTGGCGTTTTTTTGCATGCCGCCGCATGATAcggcgtcgctcgcgatggacgcggcCCTGATTGAGGTCGTCGCTTCGATGCGTGCCGCGTACGCACAGCGGGGCATCAAGCTCATGATGGTGCTTCTGTGCGACCCGCTTCTCTTTGCgcagggcatcgaggcgcgcgtcgcgcatctgcgccgtgcgtcgggcctcgaggcgcgcggcgccgtgtTTGTGCTGAACACCGGCGCCAAGGAAGACATGGCGCCGTTCGCGCAGAGTCTCATGCAAGCGGCGCGGCTCGTGGCCCAGGACCATTACCGCGAGCATGCACGGCATGTGCGCCGCAACCGCGCGCGGTacccgccgccgccctcTGTCACTCAGCCGATCATGCATGCGGCTGTgagcgccggcgtcgcGAGAGCCGATCGTGTGCCATCGATGCTGAGCGCCGAGGGCTGGCACATTCGCATGCACTACAAGCTGGGTGCGTTGACGGAGCTGCagggcgagacgcgcgaggcCCATCAGCTGTACATGGAGGCGTACCGCCTGCTGATGCATACGTATCTCCCgaacgcggcgctcgtcgagccgcggacgcggcggtGGGCCGAGGCCAAGGTGCTGGCCGATACGCTCTCGCTCAAGCTTGTGAAGCTTTCGCTGTACGACGCACAGCGATCGCTGGCGCACAAGCAGTGTCAGTACCACATGTCGCACATGTCGCAGCTGTGCCAGCGCTGGGGTATGACGCAGCACGAGTACTGGGCATGGCTCGCCAAGCAGTACGTGCTCGTGACCGACTtggtcgatgcgctgcctatgcgcatgcatggctttgACGTGCCGCTATGGCGGTACCAGGCCGCGCTGTgccacatgcagcgcgcgtgctgcgGACGCCCAGcggacgccgcgcgtcgcgaggccCACGTCGACTACACGACGCCGATTGTGCGTGAGTTGCACGCCGCGTACGAGGCATGGAAccaggcgcgtcgcgggcgTCTCGCGCACCTCGCAGGGACGCGCCTTGCTCTCGCGTACGAGGATGCGCAGCCTCGCAAGACGCTCGAGTACCtcttgcgcacgctgcagtGGTACCGCCGGGACGCGTGGCGCGAGTTGACCGTCGTGCTTGTGGCCCGTGCTATCGACTgtgcggtgcgtgcgcaggagTCGTCGCAcctggcggcgctcgtaTGGGACATGCAGCAAACGGTGCCGTCGTCCCTCCGTGGTCTGCAGCAACAGGcgctggcacaggcgccggcCGTCGAGACACACGAGTCTGtccacgtcgtcgatcaGCCGCCGTGCACGCTCTGTGTGCATGCCGTCTTTGCTCGCGGCACGAGTGCGTGCGATGAGGCGATGCCCTTCCAAGTCGTCGTGGCGatcgccgacgacgcgcctaTGGACACGCTCGACGTGCGTCAGTGCGATCTCTATGTCTCGGGTCAGGAGGCGCCGCTCCTCACACTCGCGGGCATACCGACCGGCCCGCcgggcgtcgtcgatgtcGGCGACGTCGTAGCAGGGCAGGCGCACACACGCGAGGTGCGGCCCCTCGTCCTGTCCAAACGCGAGCCGCTGGCTTGGTATGGGCGCCTCCAGGGTCGCGTGCCCGGCACGGTGGCATGGCGGAGTGTCGTGTGCCATGTGCAGCGGCCGACACACACCTTgaagctcgagacgcgcatTCCCACGCCCTCGAGTACGTGGCTCCTTCCCAGCGGTGCGCGCTTGGCTCTCCCACCGCGCCACCGACCGCATACCCtgcacgtacgcgcgccGACCACCGAGATCCACGTGCCTGCGACCGTGTATGCCGGCCAAGTCGTGCCGCTCACCGTCGATGGACAGGGCACGCTCTCTGTCTCTGATCAGGCTGCGCTCCTCGACGAGGACGGCACAGCCCATGCGAGTATCGCGATACCCCCACATACCCTGCGCTTGCATGCCCCCTCGGTGACGACGCCATGCGACTTGGAGCTCAGATGCACCACTCGCGCAAGGCAGACACGTCGCATGATCCGTGTCGAGCCATCCTTCACGGTACGCGCACAGGACGTGCCTGGCGCGCGCATCCTGCATGTCACGTACCATGGCGCGATGCCCGTAtgcgtcgagcgcgcgcacTTGAACGAGGCCGTCTTGCATGGTATGGACCCGCAGCATGTGTGGACGACGCACGACCAGGCCGTGTGGGCCGGCGTCGGTGCGATGACGGGCCCGCCAACGCTCGTCATCGAGTGGCGTCCATGCCAAGAAAAGGCGCCGCTGTGCGTGACGCACTTGGCCCTCGCTGTGGCCTCGCCCTcaccgccgctgccggTCACATGCACCGTCGccgtgtcgacgacgcatgCAACCGTGTTCGAGCCGAtccacgtcgacgtgcgcgtgcaCAACACGAGCGAGGCCGTGGCGGATCTGGTCCTGACAGTCGACGAGACGGATGACTTTGGCATAGACGGCTTTCAGGGGCGGCTCGCCGTCTCGATGCTGTTGCCGCAGGAGCATCGCACGTTCCCGCTGACCTTGTGGCCCAAGCGGCCCGGCCCACTCGTCCTGCCGCGTGTGCGTGCCTGGGACAGGGAGGCATCCGAGGTGCGCGTCGACCTGACCGCGCCCGCCATAGTCCACGTCGCTAGCCAGTGA
- a CDS encoding DEAD/DEAH box helicase, with the protein MAPRKKNAAIKSSGAMSSKAAPLPDWVKGGGAKPPPPTGTNRDGTAQLFPPRYKTPLNILYERIQKMPGWLKPEVEPIHRKDGYTCAVTLRKENKQEKSNPFTVRMEPKEPGARLTCESSLHAKHWGATYALFRLFNHLGLHRVLPPGPREYWLQLEEVKAQSMEHDNWKWAADPFDAIMKRDAEREAREKERAAREAAKNDPSKRPMSKVWQRAMEVRMAPELRELVESTIRARMSDVSNTLTEELSSNNHAQVDSAALERELTALGVRPGYVRRIVSWLQDARSTYASSAAMQQLQQAHPLLASILALPDKEAAVEYLVLYTPEQDLPPKLRPTAASESFVTSAASGGGSESLVDRWTVDKFTRCAGFPRENVERAIRDVRAAGLHASQTEKEGAVLDLLLHALMGEPVPVHAPPAYDEAVAQKRSDERMMLAACLGDEALRPVPERDAIDKSDFDVDLGTYGGDQVYLRVSMHPASSYLVQGTAWPSVYVTSPSLPTFLRLALTRHALRCLRGDREDMREALDMCEGGVLFLLCEELKDRLPTYVHDPPPLDEVMESLVLQAPRTVARVTRPTPSSAPRRALSSGSAAPRKARKLARDERLDASLSEAHTAWRASLKYTESVGCVRESLPAYAARSTILETLQKHRVVLIAGETGCGKTTQVPQFLLDDAIERGCGSLCSLVVTQPRRVSAMGVAARVAAERGESLDVSQVPDAAQVGYAIRGERRAGKQCRLLFTTTGVLLRRLATGTDPDLQSVSHVIVDEVHERSTDSDFLLLLLRDILARNPSLHIVLMSATIQAETFTSYFDGAPYLHIPGRTFPVQEHYLEDIVHLLSYRSPMSLSKEDERIDKLFDASRLSEADVPTVRALCASQRTDYDLLSQAVALAAQRAEKVDFTGSLTSRAAILVFCPGVGEIRQAMDAIDALRLDGAVLLPLHANLAAHEQRRVFQRVQKHERKIIVATNVAETSITIPEVCFVVDTGRVREAQYDAQAGVSRLLEQWASRAACKQRAGRAGRTMPGECFRLYTRYVEAHVQKPQSVPEIQRTPLEGVMLQVKAIQPHGDIKAFLQKAIDPPPLEALDAAHRHLVITGAVHRDGGFAATLTPLGRHLAQLPLEVRQAKLLVLSCLFGCVEPVLHIVSLLSCRSIVAGSAQRDADKAKARAAYLWGQSDLLSDAHIFATWLAMRAERRPMKDVRAFCESLGLSMPALQDVDMTRMTLLRQLDEVGLLDRDYVAAYRRQGPMWPRASSLGMDAHSHHVNVVRALLVASLWPSLARVDQPTAKYNASTSGAVLKEAHAKELHYIDEQEGRVFLHPSSMLFHATKFKSNYVAVFAKSASGVAGQARTYLRDATEAPLYALLLFGGPLYVDHEVGGMTISTGTEASPDAWVRVRANTRIGVLCRQLRQLLDRVLADGVQDPHALLSAPNQVVVEAMIALLAHDGLTG; encoded by the coding sequence ATGGCACCTCGTAAGAAGAATGCTGCGATCAAATCGAGTGGGGCCATGTCATCCAAGGCGGCGCCCTTGCCCGACTGGGTCAAGGGCGGTGGAGccaagccgccgccacccacgGGAACCAACCGTGATGGCACAGCGCAGCTGTTTCCGCCGCGCTACAAGACGCCTCTGAATATTTtgtacgagcgcatccaAAAAATGCCCGGCTGGCTCAAACCTGAGGTCGAGCCGATTCATCGCAAGGATGGCTACACCTGTGCCGTGACATTACGCAAGGAGAACAAGCAGGAAAAGTCAAATCCATTTACAGTCCGTATGGAGCCGAAAGAACCAGGCGCCCGTCTCACCTGTGAATCAAGTTTGCATGCCAAGCACTGGGGGGCGACGTATGCTCTGTTTCGGCTGTTCAATCACCTAGGACTCCATCGTGTTTTGCCTCCGGGACCGCGCGAGTACTGGTTGCAGCTTGAGGAAGTCAAGGCGCAGTCCATGGAGCACGACAACTGGAAATGGGCCGCAGACCCGTTTGATGCCATCATGAAGCGCGATGCTGAGCGAGAGGCTCGCGAAAAGGagcgcgcagcgcgtgaAGCCGCGAAAAATGATCCATCAAAACGACCCATGAGCAAGGTATGGCAGCGTGCGATGGAAGTGCGCATGGCACctgagctgcgtgagcttGTCGAGTCGACGATTCGTGCGCGAATGAGCGACGTGTCGAATACTCTCACTGAAGAGCTGAGCTCAAACAACCATGCACAGGTGGATAGTGCGGCTTTAGAGCGCGAGCTCACTGCTCTGGGCGTGCGGCCAGGCTATGTGCGCCGTATTGTGTCGTGGCTGCAAGACGCGCGGTCTACGTACGCGTCGTCtgccgcgatgcagcaactgcagcaggcgcaccCTTTGCTGGCGTCTATTCTAGCCTTACCTGACAAGGAAGCTGCCGTGGAGTATTTGGTTTTGTATACACCCGAGCAGGATTTGCCACCCAAGCTGCGGCCGACGGCCGCGTCTGAGTCGTTTGTCACCAGTGCGGCCAGTGGCGGAGGGTCAGAGTCCCTGGTCGATCGATGGACCGTGGACAAATtcacacgatgcgccggcTTTCCACGCGAAaatgtcgagcgcgcgatTCGTGACGTGCGTGCTGCTGGGCTGCATGCATCACAAACTGAGAAGGAAGGCGCTGTGCTCGATTTGCTCCTGCATGCCCTGATGGGAGAGCCAGTGCCAGTCCATGCACCCCCTGCATATGATGAGGCCGTGGCACAGAAACGCAGTGATGAGCGCATGATGCTGGCGGCGTGCTTGGGTGATGAGGCGCTTCGTCCTGTGCctgagcgcgatgcgatTGACAAGAGCGACTTTGACGTGGATCTTGGCACGTACGGTGGTGATCAAGTGTACTtgcgcgtgtcgatgcACCCAGCGTCCTCTTATTTGGTCCAGGGTACAGCGTGGCCCAGCGTATACGTCACGAGTCCGAGCCTGCCCACATTTCTTCGCCTCGCACTGACTCGGCATGCTCTTCGATGCTTGCGCGGCGACCGCGAAGATATGCGCGAGGCACTGGACATGTGCGAAGGCGGTGTGCTCTTCCTCCTATGCGAAGAACTCAAAGACCGCCTGCCCACCTACGTCCACGATCCACCACCACTGGACGAGGTGATGGAGTCTCTGGTGTTACAGGCACCACGGACGGTGGCACGGGTGACACGGCCGACGCCCAGctctgcgcctcgtcgtgcgctttCCAGCGGCagtgctgcgccacgcaAGGCACGAAAACTCGCACGCGATGAGCGGCTGGATGCCTCGTTGTCCGAGGCACACACGGCATGGCGTGCATCGCTCAAGTATACTGAAAGCGTGGGATGTGTTCGCGAGTCCTTACCAGCATacgcggcacgctccaCGATCCTTGAAACGCTGCAAAAGCACCGTGTCGTACTGATTGCGGGCGAGACCGGCTGTGGTAAGACGACACAAGTGCCTCAGTTCTTGCTGGACGATGCCATTGAGCGTGGGTGCGGAAGTCTGTGCAGTTTGGTAGTGACACAGCCACGTCGTGTATCAGCTATGGGTGTGGCAGCGCGAGTCGCTGCGGAGCGCGGTGAGTCACTTGATGTATCCCAGGTGcctgacgcggcgcaggtgggTTATGCGATTCGTGgtgagcggcgcgcggGCAAACAGTGTCGCCTCCTCTTCACCACGACAGGTGTTCTGCTTCGCCGACTCGCGACCGGCACGGATCCTGACCTGCAATCGGTGTCGCATGTCATTGTGGACGAAGTGCATGAGCGGAGCACCGACTCGGACTTTTTGCTCTTGTTGCTGCGGGATATTCTTGCACGTAACCCGTCGCTGCATATCGTGCTTATGAGCGCTACGATCCAGGCGGAGACGTTCACCTCGTACTTTGATGGTGCGCCGTATCTGCATATTCCCGGGCGCACGTTTCCCGTCCAGGAGCATTACCTGGAAGACATTGTGCATCTTTTGTCGTACCGCTCACCTATGAGTCTGTCCAAGGAAGATGAGCGTATCGACAAGCTCTTTGATGCGTCCCGGCTCAGCGAGGCTGATGTGCCGACGGTGCGTGCTCTGTGTGCGTCTCAGCGTACGGACTATGATCTACTCTCCCAGGCCGTGGCACTTGCTGCGCAACGTGCGGAAAAAGTCGACTTCACCGGCTCGCTGACGAGTCGTGCAGCCATCCTCGTCTTTTGCCCAGGCGTCGGCGAAATTCGTcaggccatggacgcgaTCGATGCCTTGCGTCTCGATGGCGCCGTGCTCTTACCCCTGCATGCGAACCTCGCTGCGCATGaacagcgccgcgtgtTCCAACGCGTGCAAAAACACGAACGCAAAATCATTGTAGCGACGAACGTGGCAGAAACATCCATCACGATTCCCGAAGTCTGCTTTGTCGTCGATACCGGTCGTGTTCGCGAGGCGCAGTATGATGCCCAAGCAGGCGTGTCGCGTCTGCTGGAGCAGTGGGCATCGCGTGCGGCTTGCAAGCAACGCGCGGGTCGTGCAGGACGTACGATGCCGGGTGAGTGCTTCCGGCTCTACACGCGCTACGTCGAAGCTCATGTGCAAAAACCGCAGTCTGTGCCGGAaatccagcgcacgccgctggaAGGCGTCATGCTGCAGGTCAAGGCCATTCAGCCCCATGGCGATATCAAAGCGTTTCTGCAGAAAGCCATCGATCCACCGCCGCTCGAAGCACTGgatgccgcgcatcgccatTTGGTCATTACAGGTGCCGTGCACAGGGACGGTGGGTTTGCCGCGACGCTCACGCCCCTGGGTCGGCActtggcgcagctgccgctCGAAGTGCGCCAAGCCAAGCTCTTAGTACTGAGCTGCCTGTTTGGATGTGTCGAGCCTGTGCTGCACATAGTGTCGCTCCTCTCGTGCCGGTCCATCGTCGCCGGCTCGGCTCAGCGCGACGCGGAcaaggccaaggcacgcgccgcgtacTTGTGGGGTCAGAGCGATCTGCTGTCCGACGCGCACATCTTTGCTACGTGGcttgcgatgcgcgcggAGCGCCGGCCGATGAAAGACGTGCGTGCTTTTTGCGAATCACTGGGCCTCTCCATGCCGGCTTTGCAGGATGTGGACATGACGCGCATGACGCTCCTCCGGCAACTGGACGAGGTGGGTCTGTTGGACCGCGACTACGTCGCGGCGTACCGACGCCAGGGACCGATGTGGCCCCGAGCGTCGTCTCTGGGCATGGACGCTCACAGTCACCATGTCAAtgtggtgcgtgcgctcctTGTGGCGTCTTTGTGGCCTTCGCTCGCTCGGGTCGACCAGCCGACGGCCAAGTACAATGCATCCACGTCAGGTGCCGTCCTCAAAGAGGCGCACGCCAAGGAGCTCCACTATATCGACGAGCAGGAAGGACGCGTGTTTCTGCACCCCTCGTCGATGCTCTTCCATGCGACCAAGTTCAAGTCCAACTATGTGGCCGTGTTTGCGAAGAGCGCGAGTGGCGTGGCTGGGCAGGCGCGGACGTACCTCCGCGATGCGACCGAGGCACCTTTGTATGCTCTCCTCCTGTTTGGCGGCCCGCTCTACGTCGATCACGAGGTGGGCGGCATGACCATCTCGACAGGCACCGAGGCCAGTCCCGATGCCTGGGTACGCGTTCGCGCCAACACGCGTATCGGCGTATTGTGCCGCCAGCTTCGTCAACTCCTGGACCGCGTGCTCGCCGATGGTGTGCAGGATCCGCATGCCCTATTGTCTGCGCCGAACCAAGTTGTGGTGGAGGCGATGATTGCCCTTCTCGCCCATGACGGCCTCACTGGCTAG